One genomic region from Tripterygium wilfordii isolate XIE 37 chromosome 20, ASM1340144v1, whole genome shotgun sequence encodes:
- the LOC119986510 gene encoding leucoanthocyanidin dioxygenase gives MVTSEVTPRVESLATSGIQAIPKEYIRPQDELTSIGNIFEEEKKHEGPQIPTIDLKEMDSEDKVVREKCREALKKASVEWGVMHLVNHGISEELMERVKVAGKAFFDQPIEEKEKYANDQASGKIQGYGSKLANNASGQLEWEDYFFHLIFPEDKRNLSIWPKTPSDYIKATSEYAKELRGLATKILSVLSLGLGLEEGRLEKEVGGLEELLLQMKINYYPKCPQPELALGVEAHTDVSALTFILHNMVPGLQLFYEGKWVTAKCVPNSIIMHIGDTIEILSNGKYKSILHRGLVNKERVRISWAVFCEPPKEKIILQPLPEVVSETEPALYPPRTFAQHIHHKLFKKTQEALSKKA, from the exons ATGGTGACTTCTGAAGTGACTCCAAGAGTTGAGAGTTTGGCAACCAGTGGGATTCAAGCGATCCCAAAAGAGTACATTAGGCCACAAGATGAGCTAACAAGCATTGGTAATATTTTTGAGGAAGAGAAGAAACATGAAGGACCTCAAATCCCAACAATCGATTTGAAGGAGATGGACTCTGAGGACAAAGTGGTTCGGGAGAAATGTCGAGAGGCATTGAAGAAAGCTTCTGTGGAGTGGGGGGTTATGCACCTTGTTAACCATGGCATCTCCGAAGAGCTCATGGAGCGTGTCAAGGTAGCTGGAAAGGCCTTCTTTGATCAACCTATTGAAGAGAAAGAGAAGTATGCCAATGACCAGGCTTCAGGGAAGATTCAAGGATATGGTAGCAAGCTTGCTAACAATGCTAGCGGGCAACTCGAGTGGGAGGACTACTTCTTCCACCTCATATTTCCCGAGGACAAGCGCAACTTGTCGATATGGCCTAAGACACCAAGTGACTACAT TAAGGCTACTAGTGAGTATGCAAAGGAATTGAGAGGCCTAGCAACCAAAATTCTGTCAGTTTTATCACTGGGTTTGGGATTGGAAGAAGGAAGGCTAGAGAAAGAAGTTGGAGGGTTGGAGGAGCTTCTTCTTCAAATGAAAATCAACTACTACCCCAAGTGCCCTCAACCAGAACTAGCTTTGGGTGTTGAAGCTCACACTGATGTAAGTGCACTCACTTTCATACTCCACAACATGGTCCCTGGTCTGCAACTCTTTTATGAAGGCAAGTGGGTGACTGCTAAATGTGTCCCCAACTCCATTATCATGCACATTGGTGACACCATTGAAATCTTGAGCAATGGCAAGTATAAGAGCATTCTTCACAGGGGACTTGTTAACAAAGAGAGAGTTAGGATTTCGTGGGCTGTTTTCTGTGAACCACCTAAAGAGAAGATCATACTCCAGCCATTGCCAGAGGTTGTGTCTGAGACAGAGCCAGCACTGTACCCACCTCGCACTTTTGCTCAGCATATTCATCACAAGCTATTCAAGAAAACCCAGGAGGCTCTCTCCAAAAAAGCCTAG
- the LOC119987401 gene encoding glyoxylate/hydroxypyruvate reductase HPR3-like — MVGKQKGGHQEQEPFTILIHRFPAFNLFFCTSLREHYRLLDPHNSPEESVHSYLSREAQKVRALVCVGHTPLKSDVLGLLPSLELVVGSSAGVEHIDLPECRRRGIAVTNAGTAFSEDVADCAIALLIDVLRRVSSGDRYVRSGLWPKCGHIALGSKLGGKRIGIIGLGNIGSEIAKRLLAFGCSIAYNSRKKKVSVPFPFYANVRDLAANSDVLVLCCSLTNETYHIINTDVMKALGKDGVVINVGRGGLVDEKELVRSLVGGEIGGAGLDVFEDEPDVPKELCELDNVVLSPHASVLTPESFEALHDTVLANLNAFFSNKPLVSPFPNE; from the exons ATGGTCGGCAAACAAAAAGGAGGCCATCAAGAACAAGAACCGTTCACCATTCTAATCCACCGCTTTCCCGCATTCAACTTGTTCTTTTGTACTAGTCTGCGGGAACACTACCGTTTGCTCGACCCCCATAACTCGCCGGAGGAATCCGTTCACTCATACCTCTCCCGCGAGGCTCAGAAAGTGCGTGCGCTTGTCTGCGTGGGCCACACGCCTCTCAAGTCTGACGTTCTGGGGCTTCTACCTTCCCTCGAGCTTGTGGTGGGCTCTAGCGCTGGAGTTGAACACATTGACCTCCCAGAGTGTCGCCGAAGAGGGATCGCCGTCACGAACGCTGGCACAGCCTTCTCAGAGGATGTCGCTGACTGTGCTATCGCCTTGCTGATTGACGTTCTCCGCCGAGTATCCTCCGGTGATCGGTATGTTCGCTCTGGGTTGTGGCCTAAGTGTGGACATATTGCTCTAGGTTCTAAG TTGGGAGGAAAACGTATTGGGATCATCGGACTGGGAAATATTGgttctgaaattgcaaaaaGGCTACTGGCATTTGGGTGCAGCATTGCCTACAActcaaggaagaagaaggtTTCGGTCCCATTCCCTTTCTATGCAAATGTCCGCGACCTTGCTGCTAACTCCGACGTTCTGGTTCTTTGTTGTTCACTGACAAATGAGACTTACCATATAATCAACACGGACGTAATGAAAGCATTGGGAAAGGACGGGGTGGTGATTAACGTTGGACGCGGTGGTCTTGTCGATGAGAAGGAACTGGTGAGAAGtttggttggtggggagattggcgGTGCTGGTTTAGATGTGTTTGAGGATGAGCCTGATGTGCCAAAAGAGTTGTGTGAATTAGATAACGTGGTGCTGTCTCCTCATGCTTCTGTCCTGACCCCAGAATCATTTGAAGCATTGCATGATACGGTCTTAGCCAACTTGAATGCATTCTTTTCAAACAAACCTCTGGTATCGCCTTTCCCAAATGAATGA
- the LOC119987380 gene encoding PGR5-like protein 1B, chloroplastic, whose product MAHKLAFAMSSIRLFSAPIQKPLFCVSSSSSSSSSRVQARHLNGRQFCLRRRMFVLPIKATADQQGKVEEDENVDSKILPYCSIDKKDKKSLGEMEQEFLQALQAFYYEGKAIMSNEEFDNLKEELMWEGSSVVMLSSDEQKFLEASMAYVAGNPIMSDGDYDKLKMRLKTGGSEIVAEGPRCSLRSRKVYSDLYVDYFKMLLLNVPATVVALGLFFFLDDLTGFEITYLLELPEPFSFIFTWFAAVPAIFWLAQLLTKLIVKEFLILKGPCPNCGTENVSFFGTILSVSNGGSTNNLKCSNCGTELVYDSSTRLITLPEGSEA is encoded by the exons ATGGCTCACAAATTGGCCTTCGCTATGTCATCTATTcgtttatttagtgctcctattCAAAAACCCTTGTTTTGTGtctcttcttcgtcttcttcttcatcatctagGGTTCAAGCGAGGCATTTGAATGGAAGACAATTTTGTCTTCGTCGAAGAATGTTTGTACTTCCCATCAAGGCTACTGCTGATCAACAAG GGAAggttgaagaagatgagaaTGTTGACAGCAAAATCCTACCATATTGTAGCATAGACAAGAAAGATAAGAAATCACTGGGTGAAAtggagcaagaatttcttcaagcACTACAA GCATTCTATTATGAGGGAAAAGCTATAATGTCAAATGAAGAATTTGATAATCTTAAGGAAGAACTAATGTGGGAAGGAAGCAGTGTTGTTATGCTAA GTTCTGATGAACAGAAGTTTTTGGAGGCTTCAATGGCTTATGTAGCAGGGAACCCAATCATGTCAGATGGAGACTATGATAAGTTGAAGATGAGGCTAAAG ACGGGAGGGAGTGAAATTGTCGCTGAGGGTCCACGGTGCAGTCTTCGTAGTAGAAAG GTGTACAGCGACCTGTATGTTGACTATTTTAAGATGTTACTGTTGAATGTTCCAGCAACTGTTGTTGCTCTTGGACT GTTTTTCTTCCTGGATGATCTAACTGGATTTGAGATCACATATCTTTTGGAG CTCCCAGAGCCTTTCAGTTTCATTTTCACGTGGTTTGCTGCTGTGCCTGCCATATTTTGGTTAGCTCAATTGCTTACGAAATTAATCGTGAAAGAGTTTTTAATCTTGAAG GGCCCTTGTCCAAACTGTGGTACTGAAAATGTCTCCTTCTTCGGGACCATACTATCAGTCTCCAATGGAGGCTCCACCAATAACCTTAAATGCTCAAA TTGTGGAACTGAGTTGGTGTATGATTCATCAACGAGGTTGATTACATTGCCAGAGGGAAGTGAAGCTTGA
- the LOC119986810 gene encoding expansin-A18 produces MPSFHTSWSSSFPLIALAFTIISKSMAQSYGPPAFRPSPWQLAHATFYGDETASETMGGACGYGNLFTNGYGTDTAALSTTLFNNGYACGTCYQIKCVQSEACYPTVPFTTVTATNLCPPNWSQDSNAGGWCNPPRVHFDMSKPAFMKIAQWKAGIVPIMYRRVPCKALGGLQFSFQGNGYWLLVYVMNVGGGGDIANMWVKGSKTGWISMSHNWGASYQAFASLGGQTLSFKLTSYTTKQTIVAYNVAPANWGVGLTYKAYVNFS; encoded by the exons ATGCCTTCTTTTCATACTTCATGGAGTTCTAGCTTTCCCTTGATTGCATTAGCATTCACCATTATCAGCAAATCAATGGCTCAATCTTATGGACCTCCAGCATTCAGGCCAAGCCCATGGCAACTGGCCCACGCCACATTTTACGGCGACGAGACTGCCTCCGAAACTATGG GAGGAGCTTGTGGATATGGGAATTTGTTTACTAATGGTTATGGCACAGACACAGCTGCTTTGAGCACAACATTGTTCAACAATGGATACGCTTGTGGGACTTGTTACCAGATAAAGTGTGTGCAATCAGAAGCATGCTACCCAACAGTGCCATTCACCACAGTGACTGCAACCAACCTTTGCCCACCAAATTGGTCACAGGACTCAAATGCAGGTGGCTGGTGCAACCCGCCTCGAGTCCATTTCGACATGTCCAAGCCTGCATTCATGAAGATTGCTCAATGGAAGGCTGGCATTGTACCCATCATGTATCGCAGGGTCCCCTGCAAAGCGTTGGGCGGGCTACAATTCTCATTCCAAGGAAATGGATACTGGTTGTTGGTGTATGTGATGAATGTTGGAGGTGGTGGAGACATAGCCAATATGTGGGTGAAAGGAAGCAAAACAGGGTGGATCAGTATGAGCCATAATTGGGGAGCTTCTTACCAGGCATTTGCTAGTCTTGGAGGCCAAACTCTTTCTTTCAAACTGACTTCTTACACAACCAAGCAGACTATTGTTGCTTATAATGTTGCCCCTGCAAATTGGGGTGTAGGATTGACATACAAAGCATATGTCAACTTCAGTTGA
- the LOC119986809 gene encoding uncharacterized protein LOC119986809 gives MFRRTCFGMFLDVGHMNFSGQLVHQALLRQVVTSAKKESGVILFRFKFAGKRATFSVAEFALITGLLCGDVPPLSSLIDTSVHRIRDLYFGGNKSIGRNKLDEVFMSCDPEPGKEEDVLKLDLVYFLESVLLPRERSRNIDIQWLQLVDNVNVFNKYPWGSMSYARTAKSLASVMIWLYEAVPRIGMSYANVREENRFPRILNWSSTATPESNAIVSNIFDMRKEYLSSIGSPKLKETTNVVGSSKTKKKSSKKKSNVADESNVAVDAFENLFGDEDNNRHNPEIEREDDPMGRVIEKLLGIEKVLIEQKKINRLLRNEVTTYFDAFFQSVEGNMKTLVEFRIGTNMEVDDEVLSDEIEPQNKGLENKENDAKEEEDKVEENEEKVENEEKEDDVVQVKENEEKEPEQEEEEEVEKEEAGVQIKENEEKKEKDENEEAVVGRNDAELPSMELEAVDELLELSKHRFTPEKINKDSEGVEEIRESQFPTATPGGTRKYTRNKNKRAKRPGPQTKTPFTSPSFKRRKLMVENETVNPLTDAPILQLKRAYPKEWARDLLAFMKDNTLESKLISWEPCQVDKNWFVDAIRPETWLSDKHLYVAMYHIRRRIANNPEVFKKKVRVTQAFILFNESKDCSWDNDNLILDNVIGESPVKSVSWSNVDYVYFPANFNNAHWVVVEMILGERQINDYDLLTSCTKIPKFNELMQPLKLMMPYILRAAALNDENLSPWKLKRVSSCPQQNNVGDCGMFTIKFIEVLTASMPVSLITQEDMVFYRKKFTMEAWGGEFLMVGIDHVDLSENRRCGIAINNSGVALAKHVPDYAIDLLIYVLRRVSAGDRYVRTGFWASGL, from the exons ATGTTTAGGAGAACATGCTTTGGCATGTTTCTGGATGTGGGGCACATGAATTTCTCTGGCCAGTTGGTACATCAAGCTCTACTACGACAAGTTGTAACCTCTGCTAAAAAAGAATCTGGTGTGATATTATTCAGGTTCAAATTTGCTGGAAAGAGGGCAACATTTTCTGTTGCTGAATTTGCTCTTATCACTGGTTTGTTATGTGGTGATGTCCCTCCCCTGTCTAGCTTGATTGACACTTCTGTGCATAGGATTAGGGACTTGTATTTTGGTGGAAATAAGAGCATTGGTAGAAATAAGTTAGATGAAGTTTTCATGAGTTGTGATCCTGAACCTGGAAAGGAAGAAGATGTGTTGAAGCTAGATCTGGTATATTTTTTGGAGTCTGTTTTACTGCCTAGGGAGCGTAGTAGGAATATAGATATCCAGTGGTTGCAATTGGTTGATAATGTTAATGTGTTTAATAAGTATCCATGGGGATCTATGAGCTATGCACGTACCGCAAAGTCTCTTGCATCTGTCATG ATATGGCTTTATGAAGCGGTGCCGCGCATCGGTATGTCTTACGCAAACGTGAGGGAAGAAAACCGGTTTCCCCGAATATTGAACTGGAGCAGCACTGCCACTCCAGAATCTAATGCTATTGTCTCCAATATTTTTGATATGAGAAAG GAATATTTGAGTAGTATTGGAAGCCCCAAGTTAAAGGAGACGACCAATGTTGTGGGGAGCtccaagacaaagaaaaagagctCAAAGAAGAAGAGTAATGTAGCGGATGAGAGCAATGTTGCGGTGGATGCTTTTGAGAATTTGTTTGGAGATGAGGACAATAATCGCCACAACCCTGAGATTGAGCGAGAGGATGATCCAATGGGAAGA GTTATTGAGAAGTTACTTGGGATAGAGAAGGTGTTGATTGagcagaaaaaaataaataggttGTTGAGGAATGAGGTTACAActtattttgatgcatttttcCAATCTGTGGAGGGTAATATGAAGACACTAGTGGAATTTAGAATAGGAACTAACATGGAGGTGGATGATGAGGTTCTAAGTGATGAGATTGAACCTCAAAACAAGGGGTTGGAGAATAAGGAGAATGATgcgaaggaggaggaggataaggtggaggaaaatgaggaaaagGTGGAAAATGAGGAGAAGGAGGATGATGTAGTTCAAGTAAAAGAGAATGAGGAGAAGGAGCCGGagcaggaggag gaggaggaggtggagaaggAAGAAGCTGGAGTTCAAATAAAGGAGAATgaggagaagaaggaaaaggatgAGAATGAGGAGGCCGTAGTTGGAAGAAATGATGCGGAGTTGCCAAGTATGGAGCTGGAAGCTGTGGATGAACTATTAGAGCTTTCAAAGCATCGGTTTACACCAGAGAAGATAAACAAGGACTCTGAAGGAGTGGAGGAGATTAGAGAGTCTCAGTTTCCCACAGCTACACCAGGTGGGACACGCAAGTATACCAGAAATAAGAATAAGCGTGCGAAGAGGCCTGGACCACAAACGAAAACACCATTTACCTCCCCCAGCTTCAAGAGGAGGAAACTTATGGTGGAAAATGAGACAGTTAATCCATTGACAGACGCTCCAATATTACAGTTGAAGCGAGCGTATCCAAAGGAATGGGCACGCGATTTACTTGCTTTCATGAAAGACAATACACTTGAAAGTAAGTTGATAAGTTGGGAGCCATGTCAAGTAGACAAGAATTGGTTTGTGGATGCCATCAGACCAGAAACCTGGTTATCGGACAAG CACCTTTATGTGGCAATGTACCATATTCGTAGAAGGATTGCCAATAACCCTGAAGTTTTTAAGAAGAA GGTCCGGGTTACGCAAGCTTTCATACTTTTCAATGAAAGCAAGGATTGTTCTTGGGACAATGATAATCTGATTTTGGACAATGTAATAGGAGAAAGTCCAGTGAAATCTGTGTCTTGGTCTAACGTAGACTACGTTTACTTCCCTGCCAACTTCAACAATGCACATTGGGTGGTTGTAGAGATGATCTTGGGGGAAAGACAGATTAACGATTATGACTTGCTTACAAGCTgcacaaaaattccaaaatttaatgaattaatGCAGCCCTTGAAGTTGATGATGCCATACATATTAAGAGCAGCTGCGTTAAATGATGAAAATCTCTCTCCCTGGAAACTTAAAAGGGTATCGTCCTGCCCTCAGCAAAATAATGt AGGAGATTGTGGCATGTTCACCATCAAGTTCATTGAAGTATTAACTGCAAGCATGCCAGTTAGTCTGATAACTCAAGAGGACATGGTATTCTACAGGAAAAAGTTCACTATGGAGGCATGGGGTGGAGAATTTTTAAT GGTTGGAATTGACCATGTTGATCTCTCTGAGAACCGCCGCTGTGGCATAGCCATCAACAACTCCGGCGTCGCATTGGCCAAACACGTCCCCGACTATGCGATCGACCTCTTGATTTATGTCTTGAGGAGAGTGTCTGCTGGTGACCGGTATGTTCGCACCGGGTTCTGGGCCTCTGGCCTGTGA